From a single Sander vitreus isolate 19-12246 chromosome 4, sanVit1, whole genome shotgun sequence genomic region:
- the errfi1a gene encoding ERBB receptor feedback inhibitor 1a isoform X1 — protein MRPECAWSMSTVGLTAQEISFPIENPFLRGSYCHSMAKPSWSYRHELDNFYFSMDTAHTDHSSRAQPKGPPPPSLSHERHKHSFSSQRLPPKKSRPSHLSLSCSAEPSTPSPADDDQVVPSFQRLSVYECSSPPQTPGRCSKPLPPIPPQTDISPEHAVDSEVEFFTSSDDSRCLVSDQCPKSSPFRYGVPSRRSFRDCGQINYAYYDGPLGPQSQRKPQQQHQANPPQEVREQCEQQRQEPPEPVVCQRQQDKAQRRLRRSHSGPAGSFNKPSLLRLTCHKRHTQSMDKSEVPPPIPPRTIKTGDYRRWSAEVSSGAYSDEDKPPKVPPREPLSRSSSRTPSPKSLPTYINGVMPPTQSFAPDPKYVSCRGLQRQNSEGSPCILPVMENGKKASTTHYYLLPQRFLRVINSPGARNTDVSDSDWDCHTSGKAHVDLV, from the exons ATGCGACCCGAGTGCGCCTGGAGCATGTCCACAGTGGGCCTGACTGCCCAGGAGATCTCTTTTCCCATAGAAAACCCCTTCCTGAGGGGCAGCTACTGTCACAGCATGGCCAAACCCTCCTGGAGCTATCGCCATGAGCTGGACAA CTTCTACTTCAGTATGGACACTGCACACACAGATCACAGCTCTCGTGCCCAGCCTAAGGGGCCACCTCCACCGTCTCTAAGTCATGAAA GACATAAACACAGTTTCAGCTCACAGAGATTACCTCCTAAGAAATCCCGGCCCTCCCATCTCTCCCTGTCCTGTAGTGCTGAACCATCCACCCCAAGTCCTGCTGATGACGACCAGGTGGTCCCCTCATTCCAGAGGCTCTCAGTGTACGAGTGCAGCAGTCCCCCACAGACCCCAGGCAGATGCTCTAAGCCTCTGCCCCCCATCCCTCCACAAACCGACATCTCCCCTGAGCACGCTGTGGACAGTGAGGTAGAATTTTTTACGAGTTCGGACGACAGCCGCTGCCTGGTGTCTGATCAGTGTCCAAAATCGTCTCCTTTTCGATATGGAGTCCCCAGTCGAAGGAGCTTCAGGGACTGCGGCCAGATTAACTATGCTTACTATGACGGGCCATTAGGACCGCAAAGCCAGAGGAAGCCCCAACAGCAGCATCAAGCTAATCCTCCGCAGGAAGTGCGGGAACAGTGTGAGCAGCAGCGACAGGAACCACCTGAGCCAGTGGTCTGTCAGAGACAGCAGGACAAAGCTCAGAGGAGGCTACGACGATCACACTCTGGCCCAGCTGGATCCTTTAACAAGCCCTCGTTGCTGCGCCTCACGTGCCACAAACGCCACACCCAAAGTATGGATAAGTCTGAGGTGCCACCCCCAATCCCTCCTCGAACAATCAAGACAGGAGACTATCGCCGCTGGTCAGCAGAGGTCTCGTCAGGGGCTTACAGCGATGAGGACAAACCACCCAAGGTACCCCCAAGGGAACCTTTGTCCAGAAGCAGCTCCCGTACCCCCAGCCCCAAGAGCCTCCCAACATACATTAATGGGGTGATGCCCCCCACCCAAAGCTTTGCACCAGATCCTAAGTACGTAAGTTGTCGGGGTTTACAGAGACAGAACAGTGAGGGCTCCCCCTGCATCCTCCCTGTTATGGAGAACGGCAAAAAGGCCAGCACCACACATTACTATCTCTTGCCTCAGCGATTTCTTCGTGTCATTAACAGCCCTGGAGCTCGCAATACAGATGTATCAGACTCAGACTGGGACTGTCACACCAGTGGGAAAGCACATGTGGATTTAGTTTAA
- the errfi1a gene encoding ERBB receptor feedback inhibitor 1a isoform X2, producing MDTAHTDHSSRAQPKGPPPPSLSHERHKHSFSSQRLPPKKSRPSHLSLSCSAEPSTPSPADDDQVVPSFQRLSVYECSSPPQTPGRCSKPLPPIPPQTDISPEHAVDSEVEFFTSSDDSRCLVSDQCPKSSPFRYGVPSRRSFRDCGQINYAYYDGPLGPQSQRKPQQQHQANPPQEVREQCEQQRQEPPEPVVCQRQQDKAQRRLRRSHSGPAGSFNKPSLLRLTCHKRHTQSMDKSEVPPPIPPRTIKTGDYRRWSAEVSSGAYSDEDKPPKVPPREPLSRSSSRTPSPKSLPTYINGVMPPTQSFAPDPKYVSCRGLQRQNSEGSPCILPVMENGKKASTTHYYLLPQRFLRVINSPGARNTDVSDSDWDCHTSGKAHVDLV from the exons ATGGACACTGCACACACAGATCACAGCTCTCGTGCCCAGCCTAAGGGGCCACCTCCACCGTCTCTAAGTCATGAAA GACATAAACACAGTTTCAGCTCACAGAGATTACCTCCTAAGAAATCCCGGCCCTCCCATCTCTCCCTGTCCTGTAGTGCTGAACCATCCACCCCAAGTCCTGCTGATGACGACCAGGTGGTCCCCTCATTCCAGAGGCTCTCAGTGTACGAGTGCAGCAGTCCCCCACAGACCCCAGGCAGATGCTCTAAGCCTCTGCCCCCCATCCCTCCACAAACCGACATCTCCCCTGAGCACGCTGTGGACAGTGAGGTAGAATTTTTTACGAGTTCGGACGACAGCCGCTGCCTGGTGTCTGATCAGTGTCCAAAATCGTCTCCTTTTCGATATGGAGTCCCCAGTCGAAGGAGCTTCAGGGACTGCGGCCAGATTAACTATGCTTACTATGACGGGCCATTAGGACCGCAAAGCCAGAGGAAGCCCCAACAGCAGCATCAAGCTAATCCTCCGCAGGAAGTGCGGGAACAGTGTGAGCAGCAGCGACAGGAACCACCTGAGCCAGTGGTCTGTCAGAGACAGCAGGACAAAGCTCAGAGGAGGCTACGACGATCACACTCTGGCCCAGCTGGATCCTTTAACAAGCCCTCGTTGCTGCGCCTCACGTGCCACAAACGCCACACCCAAAGTATGGATAAGTCTGAGGTGCCACCCCCAATCCCTCCTCGAACAATCAAGACAGGAGACTATCGCCGCTGGTCAGCAGAGGTCTCGTCAGGGGCTTACAGCGATGAGGACAAACCACCCAAGGTACCCCCAAGGGAACCTTTGTCCAGAAGCAGCTCCCGTACCCCCAGCCCCAAGAGCCTCCCAACATACATTAATGGGGTGATGCCCCCCACCCAAAGCTTTGCACCAGATCCTAAGTACGTAAGTTGTCGGGGTTTACAGAGACAGAACAGTGAGGGCTCCCCCTGCATCCTCCCTGTTATGGAGAACGGCAAAAAGGCCAGCACCACACATTACTATCTCTTGCCTCAGCGATTTCTTCGTGTCATTAACAGCCCTGGAGCTCGCAATACAGATGTATCAGACTCAGACTGGGACTGTCACACCAGTGGGAAAGCACATGTGGATTTAGTTTAA
- the LOC144516095 gene encoding mucin-3A, giving the protein LLISLKHLLLSLFSTLSTTPQCKDCQCIGGTCKFNVTLGRCHCQCQDFVFGDFCTFGQNDTSVHIVLNIPEQFQLEKANFTLKIQITFEPAYNDLSSPQSLEFIEKLERELEGLCKEADPETFKKVQVIKLSPGSVVAESVAEYIYPNNETQIQFVNTQLDGVLVNILNDTSNLKNISQAFNNSAVQLNGFTFQPPEITNITDLKPFVNCSHFANYTAEIINGQWQCIGPCKTNPDYCHQHGECHNNIHKGPTCRCFESSLQQFYGPQCDLFRRGPGFYGALFGSLAAALLLLIIIVIAVIVKKRHMRVWRRSNSYKRRLSAFEEDFFDFSDTGDHNLGFAGTYTSKVLGHI; this is encoded by the exons CTACTCATTTCACTCAAACATCTACTACTGTCACTGTTTTCAACATTATCTACAACTCCTCAGTGTAAGGACTGTCAGTGTATCGGGGGTACCTGTAAATTCAACGTGACACTTGGAAGATGTCACTGCCAATGTCAAGATTTTGTCTTTGGAGATTTCTGCACTTTTGGACAGAACGACACCTCTGTTCATATTG TGTtgaat ATTCCGGAGCAATTCCAACTCGAAAAAGCaaattttactttgaaaattcaAATCACTTTTGAGCCGGCTTATAATGATCTAAGCTCACCTCAATCATTAGAATTCATTGAGAAATTAGAACGGgag CTTGAAGGGCTATGCAAAGAAGCAGATCCAGAAACCTTTAAAAAAGTACAAGTCATCAAGTTATC ACCAGGAAGTGTTGTTGCAGAGAGCGTGGCTGAGTACATCTATCCAAACAATGAAACTCAAATCCAATTTGTCAACACTCAGCTTGATGGAGTGTTGGTTAATATCTTGAATGACACAAGTAACCTCAAAAATATATCTCAGGCCTTTAATAATTCAGCTGTGCAGTTAAATGGATTCACCTTCCAGCCACCTGAGATTACAA ATATCACAGATCTAAAGCCTTTTGTAAACTGCTCTCATTTTGCTAATTACACTGCTGAGATTATTAACGGTCAATGGCAGTGTATTGGACCTTGCAAAACAAACCCTGATTACTGTCATCAACATGGAGAATGTCACAATAACATTCACAAAGGGCCAACATGTAG GTGCTTCGAGTCTAGCCTCCAGCAGTTTTATGGCCCACAGTGTGACCTCTTCCGTCGAGGTCCAGGTTTCTATGGTGCACTCTTTGGCTCATTGGCAGCAGCACTCCTGCTCTTGATTATCATTGTCATTGCTGTCATTGTCAAAAAGAGACATATGCGCGTTTG GAGAAGAAGCAACTCCTACAAAAGAAGACTGTCTGCCTTTGAGGAAGATTTCTTTGACTTCTCTGATACAG GAGATCACAACTTGGGATTTGCAGGCACTTACACATCAAAGGTTTTAGGCCACATCTAA